The following coding sequences are from one Kosakonia sp. H02 window:
- a CDS encoding YjcB family protein, with protein MATLTTSVVLFRWQLLSALLMFMASTLNIRFRRADYIGLAVISSGMGLVAACWFATGLLGITVMDFSHIWQNMVAVMEEISRKAPPEWPVVIT; from the coding sequence ATGGCAACCCTTACCACCAGCGTCGTGCTGTTTCGCTGGCAGTTATTGAGCGCATTATTGATGTTTATGGCCAGTACGCTGAACATTCGCTTTCGTCGTGCTGATTATATCGGCCTTGCGGTGATCAGCAGCGGCATGGGATTAGTCGCGGCATGCTGGTTTGCCACCGGTCTGCTGGGCATTACGGTGATGGATTTCTCCCACATCTGGCAAAACATGGTTGCCGTGATGGAAGAAATTTCCCGCAAAGCACCGCCGGAATGGCCGGTGGTAATTACCTGA
- the ghxP gene encoding guanine/hypoxanthine transporter GhxP, whose product MSTPSARTGGSLDALFKISARGSTVRQEIVAGLTTFLAMVYSVIVVPGMLGKAGFPPAAVFVATCLVAGVGSIVMGLWANLPLAIGCAISLTAFTAFSLVLGQHISVPVALGAVFLMGVLFTVISATGIRSWILRNLPQGVAHGTGIGIGLFLLLIAANGVGLVVKNPIDGLPVALGHFASFPVIMSLIGLAVIIGLEKLKVPGGILLTIIGVSIVGLIFDPSVHFSGIFAMPSLSDDKGNSLIGSLDIMGALNPIVLPSVLALVMTAVFDATGTIRAVAGQANLLGKDGQIIDGGKALTTDSLSSVFSGLVGAAPAAVYIESAAGTAAGGKTGLTAITVGVLFLLILFLSPLSYLVPAYATAPALMYVGLLMLSNVAKIDFADFVDAMSGLITAVFIVLTCNIVTGIMIGFASLVIGRVVSGEWRKLNIGTVVIAIALVVFYAGGWAI is encoded by the coding sequence ATGTCTACGCCTTCTGCGCGTACCGGCGGTTCGCTTGACGCACTGTTCAAAATCTCTGCCCGCGGCAGCACCGTTCGTCAGGAAATCGTTGCCGGTTTAACCACCTTCCTGGCGATGGTTTACTCCGTCATCGTTGTGCCTGGCATGCTGGGCAAAGCCGGTTTCCCGCCGGCAGCGGTCTTCGTCGCCACCTGCCTGGTTGCCGGTGTCGGCTCCATCGTCATGGGGCTGTGGGCCAACCTGCCGCTGGCTATCGGTTGTGCTATTTCGCTTACCGCGTTTACCGCATTCAGCCTGGTGCTGGGTCAGCATATTAGTGTGCCGGTCGCCCTCGGCGCGGTGTTCCTGATGGGTGTGCTGTTCACCGTTATCTCTGCCACCGGCATTCGTAGCTGGATTTTACGTAACCTGCCGCAGGGCGTTGCGCACGGCACCGGTATCGGTATCGGCCTGTTTCTGCTGCTGATCGCTGCCAACGGCGTGGGTCTGGTGGTCAAGAACCCTATCGACGGCCTGCCGGTTGCGCTGGGTCACTTCGCCAGCTTCCCGGTGATCATGTCGCTGATTGGCCTGGCGGTTATCATCGGTCTGGAAAAACTGAAAGTGCCGGGCGGCATTCTGCTGACCATTATCGGCGTGTCGATTGTCGGCCTGATTTTCGATCCGAGCGTGCACTTCTCCGGTATCTTCGCCATGCCATCCCTGAGTGATGACAAAGGCAATTCGCTGATCGGCAGCCTCGATATTATGGGCGCGCTGAACCCAATCGTGCTGCCAAGCGTGCTGGCGCTGGTGATGACGGCGGTGTTTGACGCCACCGGCACTATCCGCGCGGTGGCCGGCCAGGCCAATCTGCTGGGTAAAGACGGCCAGATTATCGATGGTGGTAAAGCGCTGACCACCGACTCCCTGAGCAGCGTCTTCTCGGGTCTGGTGGGTGCGGCTCCGGCGGCAGTGTACATCGAATCTGCGGCGGGTACGGCGGCGGGCGGCAAAACCGGCCTGACGGCGATCACCGTTGGCGTACTGTTCCTGCTGATCCTGTTCCTCTCTCCGCTCTCTTACCTGGTTCCGGCTTACGCGACCGCACCGGCGCTGATGTATGTTGGCCTGCTGATGCTGAGCAACGTGGCGAAAATCGACTTTGCCGATTTTGTGGATGCCATGTCGGGCCTGATCACCGCCGTGTTTATCGTGCTGACCTGTAACATCGTCACCGGCATCATGATCGGTTTCGCCTCGCTGGTAATTGGCCGCGTGGTCTCCGGTGAGTGGCGCAAGCTGAATATCGGTACGGTGGTGATTGCCATTGCGCTGGTGGTTTTCTACG
- a CDS encoding glutathione S-transferase produces the protein MLTVHHLNQSRSQRVLWALEELGVPYQIVHYQREKTMLAPASLKKVHPLGKSPVVEDNGLILAESGAILEYLQETYDPEQRFKPHETQQKLDYRFWLHYAEGSLMPLLLMKLVISRLGKPPVPFGVRSVGKILAKGIETAFLNQQLETHARFMEGELAQRNWFAGDNLSMADMQMSFPVFALLARGGIDNLPNLRAWKKRVEMRPAWQRAIVQGGPFDLPGE, from the coding sequence ATGCTCACGGTGCATCACCTGAACCAATCGCGTTCGCAGCGCGTGCTCTGGGCTTTGGAAGAACTGGGCGTGCCGTATCAAATCGTCCATTATCAGCGTGAAAAAACCATGCTGGCCCCGGCATCCCTCAAAAAAGTGCACCCGCTGGGCAAATCGCCGGTGGTGGAAGATAACGGGCTGATCCTCGCCGAATCGGGGGCGATCCTCGAATACTTGCAGGAAACCTACGATCCTGAACAGCGCTTCAAGCCCCACGAAACCCAACAGAAACTCGATTACCGCTTCTGGCTGCACTATGCCGAAGGGTCGCTGATGCCGCTCTTACTGATGAAACTGGTTATCAGCCGTCTGGGCAAACCGCCCGTGCCGTTTGGCGTGCGCAGCGTTGGGAAAATCCTTGCAAAAGGCATCGAAACTGCTTTTCTGAACCAGCAACTGGAAACCCATGCGCGCTTTATGGAAGGGGAACTGGCGCAGCGGAACTGGTTTGCGGGCGACAATTTGAGCATGGCGGATATGCAGATGAGCTTCCCGGTTTTCGCCCTGCTGGCGCGCGGCGGCATTGATAATCTTCCCAACCTTCGCGCATGGAAAAAACGTGTCGAAATGCGCCCGGCCTGGCAACGCGCCATTGTGCAGGGCGGCCCGTTCGATCTCCCCGGCGAGTAA
- a CDS encoding sensor domain-containing diguanylate cyclase has translation MKKQHSAVPPGDGAVALTLLAKLMPWLTAQRSTEEILHTVITALGARLAWVVVRQNGEWQIASAGAPGCTLQEVQTLLEHSQLRRHHRAWRVICWRRHVGTLLFPDNEIAAHKLQSGILCKLNYKDPSLDGYFFLAFSQTLPSLSIIKRVTIILVEKLKDYLAEIIASERTAKEMQRIVSQYKALFDRAPVLMNCFDKSNRCVLWNGECERLFGWSMKELNQQADPLALFFPDPEVRQKVRAAVNTSPAVDMHEWHPIRRDGQTLTVLWSNILLPDHSVLSIGLDITERKKVERQLEMKATIDDLTGCYNRFSLLRKLKEALVACQPDDPRSHFSLLMLDLDHFKSINDRWGHLTGDAALIHFCEQIREHSDPSWIFGRLGGEEFLILMPQTNGNTALRFSQKVRAALTQTPLLSGGEKITLSFSAGLVFVSEEQTDTSVLLTLADNALYDAKRAGRSKTVVAGAC, from the coding sequence ATGAAAAAACAACATTCAGCCGTACCTCCGGGTGACGGCGCAGTGGCGCTCACTCTTCTGGCCAAACTGATGCCGTGGCTCACGGCGCAGCGTTCAACAGAAGAGATATTGCATACGGTCATTACCGCGCTCGGGGCACGCCTCGCATGGGTGGTGGTCAGGCAGAACGGCGAATGGCAGATAGCCAGCGCCGGTGCGCCTGGCTGCACACTTCAGGAAGTGCAAACCCTGCTTGAACACTCACAGCTTCGCCGCCATCATCGTGCCTGGCGCGTTATCTGCTGGCGGCGACACGTGGGGACGCTATTATTCCCGGATAATGAAATTGCCGCGCATAAACTACAAAGCGGTATTTTGTGCAAGCTGAATTATAAAGATCCCAGCCTTGACGGTTATTTCTTTTTGGCTTTTTCACAAACGCTGCCATCTTTATCAATAATTAAGCGTGTGACCATTATTCTGGTGGAAAAATTAAAAGATTATCTCGCAGAAATTATTGCCAGTGAGCGCACAGCAAAAGAGATGCAGCGCATTGTCTCGCAATATAAAGCACTGTTCGATCGCGCTCCGGTATTAATGAATTGTTTCGATAAGTCTAACCGCTGTGTTTTATGGAATGGCGAATGCGAGCGTTTATTTGGCTGGAGTATGAAAGAGCTTAACCAGCAGGCCGATCCCTTAGCGCTGTTTTTCCCCGACCCGGAAGTGCGGCAGAAAGTGCGTGCTGCGGTGAATACGTCGCCTGCCGTCGATATGCATGAATGGCATCCGATACGCCGTGATGGACAAACATTGACGGTGCTGTGGTCAAATATTCTGCTGCCTGACCACTCGGTTCTCAGTATTGGCCTGGATATCACCGAGCGTAAAAAGGTCGAGCGGCAACTGGAAATGAAGGCCACCATTGACGATCTTACCGGCTGCTATAACCGCTTCTCTTTGCTGCGTAAATTAAAAGAGGCGCTGGTGGCGTGTCAGCCCGACGATCCGCGCAGCCACTTCAGCCTGCTGATGCTGGATCTCGATCACTTTAAAAGTATCAATGACCGCTGGGGTCATTTAACCGGTGACGCCGCGCTTATTCATTTTTGCGAACAGATCCGTGAACACAGCGATCCGTCATGGATTTTTGGTCGTCTCGGAGGTGAGGAATTTCTGATTTTAATGCCACAAACAAATGGCAATACGGCGCTGCGTTTTAGCCAAAAAGTTCGCGCCGCATTAACGCAAACGCCATTATTAAGCGGGGGTGAAAAAATAACCTTATCCTTTAGCGCTGGTTTAGTATTTGTTAGCGAAGAGCAAACCGACACGTCTGTTTTACTTACGCTTGCGGACAATGCGCTGTATGACGCGAAACGGGCCGGGCGCAGTAAAACGGTGGTCGCCGGAGCTTGTTAA
- the soxS gene encoding superoxide response transcriptional regulator SoxS has product MSHQQIIQTLIEWIDEHIDQPMNIDVVAKKSGYSKWYLQRMFRTVMHQTLGEYIRQRRLLLAAEALRTTKRPIFDIAMDLGYVSQQTFSRVFRREFDRTPSDYRHHA; this is encoded by the coding sequence ATGTCCCATCAGCAAATTATTCAGACCTTAATTGAATGGATTGATGAACATATCGACCAACCAATGAACATTGATGTTGTCGCCAAAAAGTCAGGTTATTCAAAGTGGTATCTACAGAGAATGTTCCGCACCGTCATGCATCAGACGCTGGGAGAGTACATTCGCCAGCGCCGCTTACTGCTGGCTGCGGAGGCGCTGCGCACCACCAAACGCCCCATTTTTGATATCGCGATGGATTTGGGATACGTCTCGCAACAGACGTTTTCGCGGGTGTTTCGCCGGGAGTTCGACCGCACGCCGAGCGATTACCGCCATCATGCCTGA
- a CDS encoding EAL domain-containing protein, with amino-acid sequence MNHSVRRMMLKIGGIILVVFIPVMLSLWFAHIRAVKETDTQLRSFALQALNKTDVVIQQVDIVRRAAAKYQGQRCTAEHRAAMLNIVHGSQYVADLIYAEGNHLLCSSVITPAQSYAISPADYKPRPDVAVYYYRDTPLYAGYKMVYMQRGNYVAVINPLTYSDVTSDDTDLAYGIYDTFSGAFFSLSQHAPLATLATLTHTSDMIFRQGNRFYTVAHSATRPIAVIVSTSSHRYFQALYHQAMFMLPLGVICSAALLFLWSRTRREFNSPRRMLHRALTRRQLRLYYQPIIDIKNGTCVGAEALLRWPGCNGQVMSPTEFIPLAEKEGMIERITDYVVDEVFSDLGHFLAGVPQLYISINLSAADFHSSRLISLIADKAQMHAVRAGQIKIEVTERGFIDVPKTTPVIQAFRQAGYEVAIDDFGTGYSNLHNLYSLNVDILKIDKSFIDTLTTNSTSHLIAEHIIDMAHSLRLKIIAEGVETAEQVSWLLKRGVQFCQGWHFAKALPPQEFKLWVQQQPSLK; translated from the coding sequence ATGAATCATAGCGTGCGTCGCATGATGCTCAAAATTGGCGGAATCATCCTGGTCGTTTTCATACCGGTGATGCTGTCGCTATGGTTTGCTCATATCCGCGCCGTAAAAGAAACCGATACGCAACTTCGCTCATTTGCCCTCCAGGCGCTAAATAAGACCGACGTGGTTATCCAGCAAGTGGATATCGTGCGCCGCGCCGCCGCAAAATATCAGGGACAACGCTGCACAGCCGAACATCGCGCCGCCATGCTCAATATTGTGCACGGTAGCCAATACGTTGCTGATTTAATTTATGCCGAGGGTAACCACTTGTTATGCTCGAGCGTCATAACGCCCGCGCAATCGTATGCTATTTCACCCGCTGATTATAAACCCCGCCCCGATGTCGCTGTTTATTACTATCGCGATACTCCTTTATATGCTGGCTATAAAATGGTCTACATGCAGCGTGGAAATTATGTCGCGGTGATTAATCCGCTGACCTATAGCGATGTCACATCAGACGATACTGATCTGGCATACGGTATTTATGACACCTTTTCCGGCGCATTTTTTTCCCTGAGCCAGCATGCGCCTCTCGCCACGCTGGCAACATTGACGCACACCAGCGATATGATTTTCCGCCAGGGAAACCGTTTTTATACTGTTGCGCACTCTGCAACACGCCCGATTGCCGTTATTGTTTCGACCTCCAGCCACCGCTATTTCCAGGCGCTTTATCATCAGGCTATGTTCATGTTGCCGCTGGGGGTGATTTGCAGCGCCGCACTATTATTTCTGTGGTCACGGACACGGCGGGAATTTAACTCGCCACGTCGTATGCTCCACCGCGCCTTAACCCGACGCCAGCTTCGCCTTTATTACCAACCGATTATTGATATTAAAAACGGCACCTGCGTCGGCGCGGAAGCGCTGTTGCGCTGGCCAGGTTGCAATGGGCAAGTGATGAGCCCAACGGAATTTATCCCGCTGGCGGAAAAAGAGGGCATGATTGAGCGCATCACTGATTATGTTGTCGATGAAGTGTTCAGTGATTTGGGGCATTTTTTGGCCGGGGTGCCGCAGCTTTATATTTCGATTAATCTCTCCGCCGCCGATTTCCACTCCTCGCGGCTGATTTCACTGATTGCGGATAAAGCCCAAATGCATGCGGTACGCGCCGGGCAAATTAAGATTGAAGTGACTGAGCGCGGCTTTATTGATGTGCCGAAAACGACGCCGGTGATTCAGGCGTTTCGCCAGGCGGGTTATGAAGTGGCGATTGATGATTTCGGCACCGGCTATTCCAACCTGCACAACCTCTATTCGCTTAATGTCGATATCCTGAAAATCGACAAATCCTTTATCGACACCCTGACCACCAACAGCACCAGCCACCTGATCGCCGAACACATTATTGACATGGCGCACAGCCTGCGGCTGAAGATTATTGCAGAAGGGGTGGAGACGGCAGAGCAGGTAAGCTGGCTTTTGAAGCGCGGCGTACAGTTTTGCCAGGGCTGGCACTTTGCAAAGGCGCTGCCACCGCAGGAATTTAAACTCTGGGTACAGCAGCAACCTTCGTTAAAGTAG
- the soxR gene encoding redox-sensitive transcriptional activator SoxR, producing the protein MEKKTPRIKALLSPGEVAKRSGVAVSALHFYESKGLIKSQRNSGNQRRYRRDVLRYVAIIKIAQRIGIPLATIGDAFGVLPEGHTLSKKEWKELSSQWREELDRRIHTLVSLRDELDGCIGCGCLSRSDCPLRNPGDKLGQQGTGARLLEDD; encoded by the coding sequence ATGGAAAAGAAAACGCCACGCATCAAAGCGCTGCTTAGCCCCGGCGAAGTGGCGAAACGCAGCGGGGTTGCCGTCTCTGCGCTGCACTTTTATGAGAGCAAAGGCTTAATAAAAAGTCAGCGCAATAGCGGCAACCAGCGCCGCTACCGGCGAGATGTGCTGCGCTATGTCGCCATCATTAAGATTGCGCAGCGCATCGGTATTCCGCTGGCGACCATCGGCGACGCGTTTGGCGTGTTGCCGGAAGGGCACACACTGAGCAAAAAAGAGTGGAAAGAGCTGTCGTCCCAGTGGCGCGAAGAGTTGGATCGGCGTATTCACACGCTGGTGTCACTGCGTGATGAGCTGGATGGCTGTATCGGCTGCGGGTGTCTGTCGCGCAGCGATTGCCCGTTGCGTAACCCCGGGGACAAACTGGGTCAGCAAGGGACCGGCGCGCGTTTGCTGGAAGACGATTAA